In Ictalurus furcatus strain D&B chromosome 23, Billie_1.0, whole genome shotgun sequence, a single window of DNA contains:
- the hhla2b.2 gene encoding HERV-H LTR-associating protein 2 — MKPVIWTFLLFWSIPLTTGGDVTVYCSVTSNCVLPCTSTYHNIIHWYKDGKKDSVHTFYDKADNLQYQDADFKGRTSLFKDQIPQGNASLLLRSIRIEDQGRYKCYTATNSDNREQFVFLKIKVPVKWVDLKMTSEGITCTTKDIYPEPNISWSRDGRSEDKFTVTRTGDKEGLFSVSSVLTQSVEENTTYSCSISLGDESQRYNASLRKENVEIFPGHNVTIHCPVSQDNAGNSNITLTYGKSSTTLNYTQTSQLPTTTVEWRGKTLHLARDGTVTIHNPENVEYTGTYTCERLTAQSRHVVHTEVKISSAYLIRIAVGVIVPIVVVVVTIAAVCLVKWKRAKNEGNGGEPNLKPHNGEGSSVI; from the exons ATGAAGCCAGTGATTTGGACTTTTCTGCTGTTTTGGTCAATACCTCTGACCACTGGAGGAG ACGTGACGGTGTACTGCAGCGTGACCAGCAACTGTGTGCTGCCCTGTACGTCCACTTATCACAACATCATCCACTGGTATAAAGACGGCAAAAAGGACTCCGTACATACCTTCTACGATAAAGCAGATAATCTGCAGTACCAGGATGCGGATTTTAAAGGACGGACATCTCTGTTCAAAGATCAGATCCCTCAGGGAAACGCCTCACTGCTGCTGAGATCGATCCGGATTGAAGACCAGGGCAGATACAAGTGTTACACTGCAACAAACTCTGACAACAGGGAACAATTTGTCTTCCTAAAAATCAAAG ttccaGTTAAATGGGTGGATTTAAAAATGACGAGTGAGGGAATTACCTGCACCACGAAAGACATTTACCCAGAACCCAATATCTCCTGGTCCAGAGACGGCAGGTCAGAAGACAAGTTTACTGTGACCAGGACAGGAGATAAAGAGGGTCTGTTCTCAGTGAGCAGCGTTCTCACTCAGTCTGTCGAAGAAAACACCACATACAGCTGCTCCATCAGCCTCGGGGACGAGAGTCAGCGTTACAATGCCAGCCTGAGAAAAG AGAATGTTGAGATTTTTCCAGGACACAACGTTACTATTCACTGTCCCGTCTCTCAGGACAACGCTGGAAACAGCAACATCACCCTGACGTATGGCAAATCTTCTACCACTCTGAACTACACCCAAACGTCCCAGCTACCTACCACCACAGTGGAGTGGAGGGGGAAAACGTTACATCTCGCACGTGACGGGACCGTCACAATCCACAACCCGGAGAACGTTGAGTATACAGGAACCTACACGTGTGAGAGATTAACAGCACAGTCCAGACATGTGGTGCACACCGAAGTGAAAATTAGCTCAG CTTACCTTATTAGAATTGCTGTCGGTGTCATCGTGCCCATCGTTGTCGTGGTCGTTACCATAGCTGCTGTATGTTTGGTAAAGTGGAAAAGAG CAAAAAACGAGGGAAATGGAGGGGAACCAAACCTGAAACCACACAACGGCGAGGGCAGCAGTGTAATCTAA
- the hhla2b.1 gene encoding uncharacterized protein hhla2b.1, producing MGVFGEKKPVHLVVAEFLIAINKLQLLSSGVSHTLTHTHTHTRTQTPAMKTSAAQVWTCVFFMWFLKKADGKTQDVHVTCQYSEDCVLPCSFTPSGREEIRWFRRDALIYSHPQGTNSHDELFMGRTSISAHELSLGNASLILQRCILKDRGRYRCEVTKGEKMDSFIILKVEAPIRSVNLEITRLSGFEEVKCSTCNVYPAPHVFWSTDPPTPVEELKYTTRKMADKQGLYVMESRLKRLGQRSDLTYICIVNSSSAAQTWTTSLTETVHNNVTLRSTVYSFSTWTEIKSAEGQDITIPCRSPWNLQNFTLTWSFTTVNMSTIIYTYDSKTQQISNRWNGTAWLEPQRVQEGDGSLRLCSIQNLEHMGVYTCNVSAIQKNYVAQTRVNITSTRESENENLRMNTASRPWWIPVAVVLALMIIFAALIVGIVKLQNKRSKTKTEGTARYSKEVKVTVDKSEETKEEGRRLTSDPSKEHT from the exons ATGGgtgtgtttggagaaaaaaaacctgtacaTCTCGTCGTAGCTGAATTCCTCATCGCAATCAACAAACTGCAGCTGCTCAGTTCAGGagtgtctcacacactcacacacactcacacacacacacgcacac AGACTCCAGCAATGAAAACATCTGCAGCACAAGTCTGGACTTGCGTGTTTTTCATGTGGTTTCTTAAAAAGGCGGATGGAAAAACTCAAG ATGTGCATGTAACCTGTCAGTACTCTGAGGACTGTGTCCTTCCCTGCAGCTTTACCCCCTCGGGCCGAGAGGAGATCCGCTGGTTCAGACGGGACGCCCTTATTTACAGTCATCCACAGGGTACAAACAGTCACGATGAGCTTTTTATGGGAAGGACGTCCATTTCAGCTCACGAGCTATCACTTGGGAATGCGTCGCTCATCCTGCAGCGCTGCATCCTGAAAGACAGGGGACGCTACAGATGTGAAGtgacaaagggggaaaaaatggacaGTTTCATTATACTAAAAGTGGAAG CCCCTATCCGCTCAGTGAATCTCGAGATTACTCGTCTGAGCGGTTTTGAGGAGGTCAAGTGCTCCACATGCAATGTTTACCCTGCTCCTCACGTCTTCTGGTCCACCGATCCGCCCACTCCAGTGGAGGAACTCAAATACACAACAAGAAAAATGGCCGACAAGCAGGGGCTGTACGTCATGGAGAGTAGACTGAAGAGGCTGGGACAGCGTAGCGACCTCACCTACATCTGTATCGTCAACTCGTCCTCTGCTGCACAGACGTGGACCACATCGCTGACGGAGACAG TTCACAATAACGTCACACTCAGATCAACGGTGTACTCATTCTCCACCTGGACCGAAATAAAGTCAGCTGAAGGTCAGGACATCACCATCCCCTGTAGAAGCCCCTGGAACCTGCAGAACTTTACACTGACCTGGTCCTTCACTACAGTAAACATGTCCACCATTATCTACACTTACGACAGCAAGACACAGCAGATCTCCAACCGCTGGAACGGCACGGCCTGGCTCGAACCCCAACGCGTACAGGAAGGCGATGGATCCCTGCGACTGTGCAGTATCCAGAACCTGGAACACATGGGCGTGTACACCTGTAACGTCTCAGCTATCCAGAAGAACTACGTGGCACAAACCAGGGTCAACATTACTTCAACACGAGAGTCTGAAA aTGAGAACCTGAGGATGAACACCGCCTCCAGACCGTGGTGGATCCCTGTCGCCGTCGTACTTGCTCTAATGATCATCTTTGCAGCCTTAATAGTAGGAATAGTCAAATTACAAA ACAAGCGCTCAAAAACCAAAACCGAAGGAACGGCCAGATATTCCAAGGAggttaaag TCACTGTAGACAAGAGTGAAGAAACAAAGGAAGAAGGAAGGCGTTTAACATCCGATCCAAGTAAAGAGCACACGTGA